In one window of Gossypium hirsutum isolate 1008001.06 chromosome A01, Gossypium_hirsutum_v2.1, whole genome shotgun sequence DNA:
- the LOC121228925 gene encoding uncharacterized protein — MYRFRKLLKGESSCKKLGKKKASSSWLGVMTGDIEGKRASSRKKLYKSSIQKAKRILRIKTGLANKRVMVESLMASKQDAAKTVASLRSLNMRRNELRDKLNSAIDDLVRWRALETWLMGFL; from the exons ATGTATCGTTTTCGGAAATTGTTGAAAGGAGAAAG TTCATGTAAGAAACTTGGGAAGAAAAAAGCTTCTTCATCCTGGCTTGGGGTCATGACAGGTGACATTG AAGGAAAAAGGGCAAGTAGTAGAAAAAAGCTGTACAAATCCAGCATTCAG AAAGCTAAAAGAATTCTTCGGATTAAAACTGGATTGGCCAATAAAAGAGTGATGGTTGAATCATTAATGGCATCCAAACAAGATGCGGCCAAGACTGTGGCAAGCCTAAGGTCTCTCAACATGAGAAGGAATGAGCTAAGGGATAAGCTGAATAGTGCAATCGATGACTTGGTGAGATGGCGAGCTTTGGAGACTTGGTTGATGGGTTTCCTTTGA